Part of the Gigantopelta aegis isolate Gae_Host chromosome 15, Gae_host_genome, whole genome shotgun sequence genome is shown below.
ATCCCTGAAGCAGCACATCTGCATTTAAGTCATATGTGTTGAAACATCTGGGAAATCTGCGTTAAAATGCACTTGTAATGTTTGTCTTCTGTGTTTAAAATCACTAAGATTTGCATTAATGCATACACGTCTCTTCTGCTGACCATGTTCTACCAGTAACAGACTTTTCTGTGTTCAAAATCACAAAAAATTTGCATTAATGCATACAAATGTCTCTTCTGCTGAACATGTTCTACCAGTAACAGTTTCTTCTGTGTTTAAAATCCACTCCTGAACCTGAGCACCATGAATAAAGTGACGATCTCTGTCAAAGCTGGGAACGCGCTGCAGAAACCGAACACATACCAGTACCAGTCGCACGGCCAGGCATCGAACAGGAAGTAGGACAGTGCGACAGCAGCTCCACTGTGAACACACGTTGCTGAGTGTCGTTAAGGTAGGAACTGTATCACAATGTAAACTGAGACTCAGTGATGTCATGGTTAAACCATTAACTTTACAACTGGTAAGTACTAGGTGCCACGGAACGCTTtgttcagagatcgctacacaattttaaaacattaaacagtagcttctaatcattttttaattgactggaaatattgctaatcaatgttttgaaaacaaaatgttctggGTTCAAACCCTGGTACCGACTCTCCctcagttatttttaaatgtgtatggccactacaccaacttcttgCTCTCTCACTGATAACTGAGAAATAAACATGagtccactgtcctggacagacaacccagataactGAAGTATGTGCCAGGACAGTGCCTTGCCCACAGAAGGGTAAAAATTGGTTTGGAGTTGATTCTGGGATTCAAACCCAGCACTTTCAAACCCAACCACTTTCGATATAGTTGAATATGTAATAAAACTGAACATACTTTACAATAATACTTCCACTTCTAAAAAAGGTAAAGTTCAGCTTTGAAATTTATGAAtataatgcatatatgtatacaagtaTATGACATAGCATAATCCTTTAGTTTTTATATCTTATTAATGTTTTCCtgaataactaaaataaaatcttGTTTTGTCAACTTTAATTGCTACATTTATTAAAGACTCCTGTCACAAAATGACACCTCCATAGATGCATTTGCTATTCAATAATACATCCACAACTCCATCTCCCTCTCCAGCCAACAATCCACCCAAATAACCACCCATCAATCTATGCAACCCACTATCTATCCATGCATCAACCCATCCAAGCACACACCCACTGATCCATCTACTCACCCATCAATCCATCCTAAATGCATAGATGATACTTTGCATTTGCTGTTGAATAACACACACTCTCCCCCTCCCTTCGCCAACCATCTACCCAAATAATTACctactcatccatccattcagccaccaatctgtctgtccgtccatcctcTAATCTTCACCAGGAAAGGAGTGTGATCAAGCCTGCTCTCCTCCACACTCTTTTGGAAGGTTTTAGGAGAGCGGCAAATCAATCAGGTTGCAATAatctttttaatacatttaaattgaaaGTTTATGTGACTGCTTTCCTGGCTCCATTTCAGTGAAGTGATCTTCAGCTcttctttattttgttcatgGCGAAGACTGTCCAccaatccatccacccatccaagAAAAACCTACCCACTACCCACCAGTCTGCCCAAATTCAATCATACATCCAAGCAAAACGCACCCTCCACCCACCAATCTCCCcaaatccattcatccatctatccaaaaAACAGcatcacccacccatccaccaatgcattaaaataaccataatgAACACTATTGGTAAGATGTTCAAAGGATACACAATAAACTCTGGAACGGCATAAACATGGAGATACCAGCGAGGAATCCGAGAAACTCAATAACGAACAGACCGAGTGAAACACCAAGACCTATTAACAATCTGAAACAGAAACATGAGCGAAAAGATAACGTATAACATGCATATAACTTATAACATGCATATGATAACTTATAACTTATaatgtctgccaatattttcacttgtccaaataagtggtttgttttattcaagtgcaagAACAATATTTTTGATtgttcaaaatgaaactgcactgaacatttttacttgccCACTGAGGTAGTTtgtttgtccgagcagattttcacttgtcggaacaaacagacaagtgcttattttgaacactgtaTGTTCTATCTGTGGAAAAATACATGTAAGAGATTCCATTCAGAAAAGTGTGGCAAGTATCCCTTAAGACAATGtgttggaattaccaaatgtttgacatccaatagattaattaatcaatgtgctcttattATGTTgttaggggcaggacgtagcccaggggtaaagtgcttgcttgatgcgcagttggtctaagatcaatccctgtcagtggacacATTgtgctatttcacgttccagccagtgcaccacgactggcatataaaaggctgtgctatgtactatcctgtctatgggatggtgcatataaaataccctttgccactaatggaatttttaaaaaaaactttttttttttttttatcccactgccccctttcctttctctcctttaacttccatctcatttcttcccgatctggcaactcctcctatctttcaaattctttcgctgtccacctccacattccagtccttgtctctccaaccacgacaggtgcttgtctcttatggctatctgtgccacacacctaccattccccatcagtttttagctgtgggcttagtctgaccactttggggagtgttcagtagttacttctggcagtgttgaaaatggacagaattttgaaaatagcaattagtaaaaagttaatagaataaaattagaaaattttaaaaaaaattacaagccaaaaataaaaagaattgactgctcggccgaatatttatataatttggagcattttagaaggacagtccaaaaataaataagagaaagaagagaggatcagactatttaataatatttttaaaaaagaagtaattttgacataaaattgtgaacaaaggtctaaatgtttaacgtccgatctatatgtccacatgagtggcctcgttaaggccgttggaGGTTGGCCTATGGCGAACTGATGACCGGAGAACCAgaaaaggcggggatgaagtttAAAGTAAAGACATTAATCAATATAGGTATACTCACTGCTTGTCTTTTGCTAGATACTCATCATTTGTATATGTTTCTGGCAAACACATCTTGATGTTTTCATCCTGTCAACAAATAGGTTTGAATATTCATGATGACAAAGCAAACATACATCTAAACATATAAGATTTAATCCACAAAATTGCATGGAGAATTTACtagtatttataaaacacagGCTTGGTCTATATACAAATGTCTATATATGGATAAAATAAAACCACAGATAGGGGATAATTTCGTTTGTTGTCCATTGCAGAACAATCAAAATACTAGATTTGGTTCTAAAATCTGTTTCTAATAATATCACATCATGAAATTTGGTGAAAAAATAGCAGACAATTTGAATGTCAATTGGATgtttacattttgaaataccttttttaaaaatgaaaatttggaATTAAGctagttgatgatgatgatgataactagtctaacgtgcccatataccactagggtttcgaacacgcccatcccgagtccgacctcctaTAAGATCAGTgtcctgactcgggatggaggggggggggggttgaaaatagaataaataaaaaaaataaaaaggttacaagccaaaaataaaaaagaattgactgctcggccgaatatttatataatttggagcattttagaaggacagtccaaaattaaataagagaaagaagagaggatcggactatttaataatatttaaaaaaaaagtaatttcgacataaaattttaaacgcagatctaaaattttaaagtccgatcgatatgtccacgcgagtggcctcgttaaggccgtttaggtgcacagcttaaagggacgagatgggttgcatcccgtcaagaaaacccctagattgacagtcgatagacattgaaggtgtagtgctgtgctgaaatacagatcttgagcagccggatccgtctgaacaagagaatcagactagggtatagtccagtcgtcattggttcgtcatgggttggtatagtggtgcggacaggcccgactccggaggatacgagatagTATCACTATAacttagttcatcaagataaacgtctccggcacgatatttattattgtgatgtttattgctgtgccgtaacgtttatccattggatcgaattttccaattgcaatcacgatttaataaaatcaggcatatgtgctttatttaagagcctcaacacgtacaacaacatattttaataaattttagacaaaaatattaagtacaatacctttggtaacctttccaggattagatgtttgaagatgacacatttaaacatttgaaagctatttttatcctggcacatcgaaaatgcggaatgaaaattttgcggaacgagaattattcgtatcaagcaTTTTACTTACACccagtaaaaagaaatattgcagaactgaatttatttattttgttatttttgtttctacatatgtgctttgtgtgggttgcattatatgcattgttaataatattatcacattaaagttttggggtgtattattcttttttattattattaaaaaaataatgattgttagtacaggtcattacttattttaaggccttcatttatttactttttccaaaattattatttcctttagtaattgtttttaaatattattattacaggccattgcttacatgtgtttcaaaggtttttttctttttttttctcttcttttttgttttaatttcatttcttttttttagctataattactggtcattagttatattattcagttaaatttaattgttattattaatttattatcaattaattgatttttaaacaatattattcattaattaagtttatttatttattattataaaacgtgatattccattaaatatcgtggaataaactcgtgaacccgagacgaataataataaaaataatccgattccaccaacagttttcaatcacattttaaatatgctcacaatggccggcgggaatattcaagattttgtttgtaactgaaaattggattaatgcaggattactatttggacaaactgtctatttatgcgtaaaacgtgactcaggaagttttctttatacagtaagtgtttatatttattggtacatctcatatttcgccacgaaataattaattccatggttgtatcgattccgcctgaaatctgggcggaaaatgcacgcttgtttttgctgttcaagttgtaaacatcgggtccaataaatgtcaaaatgtaaaaaaacggaccgtagatgtttaccttggtgaactacaCTTTAACtgtataaagcaaggtaaagctAGTAAAAACTTGTTATGAGGGACACTGTTGAGAGGGACAAACTTACCCTggaccaaaacaaaacaatcacaaTAATCAAATGTGCGACGATCGTCAGAAATCTGGCAGGAACAAGGCCCGAAATTCCCTTCATTTTCACCAGAGAGCTAAAATTTTACTAACTCAAAAAACAGCTTCCCTGACAACACTGCTAAAATTTATCGATTACAATAAAATTACAACTTTGAACAAGCGAATGTTTTTTTcgtatcattaaatataaaagacTGCACACACTACGTTATCTACAATTCATTATATCTGACAGTTGCTCAGaaaattttgtaaatagttaAATTTTGGAGGTGTCACAGCTTGCCGACGATTCTAGCCGCCATCTTTTCATCACGGAGGTGCTGCAAACGCATTCGGAATACTTCGGCCAATTACGTATCATATCGGGCCACTTAGCTGATTCCAACGAGAGAATCCGTAATCGACCGAGATGTTCCGAATATAGCGGCCTCAATTTCAGTCCGAGAAGTCTCGAGACTTCCGGAAGTGCATGCGCAAAAGGACAGCCACGTATCGTGAACCGACGTTTGATGTCTATTCCActttattctgacatatatttcTCGATTTTGTGAAGAAAAGGAACGTTTTAAATATGGTAATCTTggtcacattttatttgtttgtaatgcATGATAACAGTTTGGATTATTTTTGGGAATGTTCTTGCAATACGGGTCAAGAGTAAAATGAACCCTAAAAAATTGAGGAAAGATTTTTGATCTTCATCATCTTGCCCCCCCTTAACCTTGTTTtcaacatttgttgttgtttaattgAATTTAGTTCAAGCAATACTTTCTGCCATGCAACAAAATACTCACTTAATTACCGAAGACAACAAGCATACGCTGCATAGGATATTTGATTAAGTGTTTAACTGATTTAATTTAAGCCCAATTAATGATTGTtgatattatttcttttaagttttatgTTGATTCATATTAAAAGAATCATATGTTCATCGGGTTTGAGCCCCCCAAAATTATCTGCAAATTGTGGGTTCACAAataagtttgtggatgattccttataattaaatttcaaacatataGTTACTAACAATAATGTTCATAAACTTAGCCTGAGTATTCTACTGTTCGAGAGCTAGATCACTAGTAGATGGACATTTGTACAGTTATGATAGCTGTCTCTGTCAAAGGTTATTCTATATTGAAAATGCGGTATGGCAAACGACCACATGGCAAACAAaaatttcctctctaaaagagtctaatacaacaaaaactCTTTAAGTTTGATGTTAAATACCGTTGCATTGATCATTTTGGAGTCAATTGATTCCATGTGGCCATTCTTAGTTTTTGCTATAGAGTAACCTCTGAGAGATTATAACTTTACAAATttctgtctagctctcgaacagtAGAGTGCTTGGGCTACACCTAACTGTGGTGAACAGTTTCTCACATTCTccgaataatatatatatgaaaaaattaCCCTCCCCCACCTGTGCACACTTGTTTGGGTTGGTAATACAGGTATGAACACCATGTCTTTCCATTAGTGCTAATCAGTGTTTAACAGAATGAAGTGACATGTAGTCGCAGACAGTGTGTAGCTGATCTGACTATATCATGGTATTATCAAACTGATATCGTAAGTAATAAATACACAtctcatttaatgttttatgtctTCTGTGTTACTGTTTCATTTcattctgtttttattgttcACTTTTATGTAGCCTCTTCGACTTGATATAAAGCGGAAGCTATCGGCTCGATCTGATCGTGTGAAATGTGTCGACCTACATCCATCGGAACCATGGATGCTGGCCAGTCTATACAACGGAAATGTCCATATATGGAATTATGAGTCACAGGTATTTTGTCACTttgtcaaataatatataccacgagaccgcatAGCGcttgagtggtatgttctttcgcaaaataaacgagtacaataaataggaagtgaaaacaacgtatgtgaagttctgtatttattacatacctttaatgttttataaaaacgttttttaatttaacgtcatgacaacacTTAGTTAAATCTATTATCAAAACTcatttcatggatttacttaacgctaagaatcatactctgcggaagccttgtgtaatgtttcaaatacgatatgacgtcatttgtaaatcagatatgatgttggtaaataaaaggcgctaactgcagtaaaaagaaaaagggaattccccatttaaaagttctggtccatattgcacatatgtgcgatacacatattacacggtttcaaaatgtctatcactatagtaagattgaataggtatgtaataaatggaCTTATTATTCACagataaatgtttgatattttgtacTGTGGACACTATGTGACATCGTGGTCATTTTTTATATAGTTGGGCTGAAATGTAGCTCGGTCACAGAGCACTCAACTGAGGTATGTTGGGTTATCAGAATGATCACcgcttctttttttgttcttttcttgtGACTGGTTGTAAACTTGCATCAAAGAttgtagtatgtactgtcctgcctatgaaagatctctttctgcttttgttttttgtacatgtagtagtacttagcctttctctctctcttgaccaagtgtcaaaaaTTTAACCGTATGTTACATGCCAAATAGCTGGTTTTTACATGTGTCACTGACGAGTTATATGATTCTGTTTCTAAACCACATGGTTACTTGTTTTTTAAGCAACTGATCAAATCGTTTGAAGTGTGCGACCTTCCTGTGCGAGCGGCGCGGTTTGTTGCCAGAAAGAATTGGGTGATCACCGGATCAGTGAGTGAATTTTTGTTTGTGGATCTCTTTATTAATAGCCAAAACAGCCAGTTGCTAAGGGACCATTCTCAATTATCAGAATTTTCTGAACAAATGCAATTCATAGGCTGGGGATTGGGGAGGGATTTTATGTCAGGATAGATTTTtcaaatgaaaagaaatatcTAAAAATATCCATTGCGGAAACAGCATTTctgatgtacacttttaggcaGGCGAAGAGTGACGCTCATGAAAAAGCTAATAGTTGTGAACAGCCTCTATAGATTTGGCAGTACAACATTTAGCATATAAATCACAAATGTTATAAGATATTTAACAATTCATGAATtgattattatgtacaacataCCATTTCCCAGAGCTAGAATAGAAGTAAAtttgggtgtgggtgggggtagACTTAAAATTGTCaagtgaaatttttttatttgaatataaCATCCTAAATGTTCTGTATTATATGCAGgaataatatatgttttttaaccCCTACAAGTTAAATCAGAATGATTGAAAGTCTTTACTAAAATATCCAAGATAAAACCATGTGTACACGATACTGACTGCTCTGTGTTGTATTTCAGGATGATATGCACATCCGTGTTTTCAATTACAACACGCTGGAGCGAGCGCACCAGTTCGAGGCACACTCGGACTACCTGCGATCCATCGCCGTTCACCCGTCACAGCCGTACATCCTGACTAGCAGTGGTAAGTACATGTCTGAACAAAGAAAACTTTAAGAAAACAGGgcttctatattatggtagccctgatcccatggctagtgatattcaatgttgggcttgtaaataactactattaccatgccatcttctgtaatgatgtaaatttcttcgtgaaataaatgtcaaacacttgtaaatgtatgcctggTATAATTGCTAGTCGCAGACATAAACTTACGATGCTTTGTGAAATAGGGCCCTGGTTACTGACTTTATCCTGCTatttgccattctaaccttcgcagagTAATGTTGATGTCTTAGGCCGTATCCAGATATTCTGTCTAGATATTATTAAACTTGGTCTTTCTAGGCTTTTGTATTTAATGGAAATTACCCTTTCTAGTTGTGTGTTAGTAGCATGTTAGCAAGCAAAATCACGAAACCGATAGTTTGTTACCCATTAGCATGTGACATAATCAACCATTTACCATAATTTCCGAAGCacagtttttgataattttttatGATCAAAAGCAAAGAAACCGATCAAGTGTTTcccataaaattttaaattgcgAGGCGTCtgtttttgacataaaatttttaAATCGGTTTGCAAGGCAGTGAGCTAGTCTTTCTGTGTGGTTTGACAGTGAGCTAGTGTCAAGTTAATGTTTAAACTCGGTTGTTGTGTACATGGTTTGACAGTGAGCTAGTGTCAAGTTAATGTTTAAACTCGGTTGTTGTGTACATGGTTTGACAGTGAGCTAGTGTAAAGTTAATGTTTAAACTCGGTTGTTGTGTACATGGTTTGACAGTGAGCTAGTGTAAAGTTAATGTTTAAACTCGTTTGTTGTGTACATGGTTTGACAGTGAGCTATTGTAAATTTAAACTCGGTTGTTGTGTACATGGTTTGACAGTGAGCTATTGTAAATTTAAACTCGGTTGTTGTGTACATGGTTTGACAGTGAGCTATTGTAAATTTAAACTCGGTTGTTGTGTACATGGTTTGACAGTGAGCTATTGTAAATTTAAACTCGGTTGTTGTGTACATGGTTTGACAGTGAGCTATTGTAAAGTTAAGCTTGGTTGTTTTGTACGTGGTTTGACATTGAGCTATTGTAAAATTAAGCTCGGTTGTTTTGTACGTGGTTTGACAGTGAGTTGGTGTGTTTCAGATGACATGCTGATCAAGCTGTGGGACTGGGACAAGAAGTGGACATGCACGATGGTGTTCGAGGGACACACCCACTACGTCATGCAGATCGTCATCAACCCTAAAGACAACAACCAGTTTGCCAGTGCCTCGCTAGACAGAACTGTCAAGGTATGGGGCGGTCATTACAACTACTTTCTCAACTCCCTATTGGGGTCtttgtagcttagtggtaaaggaTTCGCCTGACATTTGATGGTttgcagtggtatgtactgttctacCAAAATGCATAAAAGATTGCTCCCTGCTTTTCCGGTGTGAATAGCCTTTGGTGACAGCAGGTTGtctatttctcttttttttttcctctctgtgtgtctatttctctctctctctctctctctctctctctctctctctctctctctctctctctctctctctctctctctcacactcacaGAGAGACACCTGTACACAGGATACGGTTTTAATCCATGTGACAAAATAACCTTTCGTTAGGCACCAAATACTCTGCTATACTATACACAGAGAGACACCTGTACACAGGATACGGTTTTAATCCATGTGACAAAATAACCTTTCGTGATTAGGCACCAAATACTGTGCTATAC
Proteins encoded:
- the LOC121390522 gene encoding transmembrane protein 107-like, with protein sequence MKGISGLVPARFLTIVAHLIIVIVLFWSRDENIKMCLPETYTNDEYLAKDKQLLIGLGVSLGLFVIEFLGFLAGISMFMPFQSLLSTCVHSGAAVALSYFLFDAWPCDWYWYVFGFCSAFPALTEIVTLFMVLRFRSGF